From a single Nostoc sp. MS1 genomic region:
- a CDS encoding helix-turn-helix domain-containing protein, with translation MDMQVLRERAGLSRAEVAFRLAISETSVRNWEAGRTEPTMTPKKYLDAIRLFKCTPEELAAASEKSINQRHKRKPGRPRRFPENQVVQVTDTPICS, from the coding sequence ATGGATATGCAAGTCCTGAGAGAGCGTGCGGGTCTTAGCCGTGCAGAAGTTGCCTTCAGGCTTGCCATCAGTGAAACTAGCGTCCGCAACTGGGAAGCTGGACGCACCGAGCCGACTATGACACCAAAAAAATATTTAGATGCAATACGCTTGTTCAAATGTACACCAGAAGAACTAGCAGCCGCCAGCGAAAAATCTATTAATCAGCGTCATAAACGTAAGCCTGGAAGACCTAGACGTTTTCCAGAAAATCAGGTAGTTCAAGTAACTGATACTCCAATTTGTAGTTAA
- a CDS encoding Uma2 family endonuclease, translating to MTQALRKVVSFDEFVAWYPDNQRQRYELHDGVIVEIQRPTGKHEETIGFLAGEIVIEYNRLNFPYFIPKRVFVKSVESESAYSPDVLILNRYNLVNEPRWQKESTVSQAASISLVIEVVSSNWRDDYYKKYANYKQMGIPEYWIVDYAALGGREFIGKPKQPTILVCCLDEGEYQIHKFRGSDRIQSLAFPELNLTAEQIFQAGN from the coding sequence ATGACTCAAGCCTTACGTAAAGTAGTATCTTTCGATGAGTTTGTAGCTTGGTATCCAGATAACCAACGACAACGCTATGAACTACACGACGGAGTAATCGTTGAAATACAACGACCTACAGGCAAGCATGAAGAAACAATTGGTTTTCTAGCAGGAGAAATAGTTATAGAGTATAACCGCTTAAATTTTCCCTATTTCATTCCCAAAAGGGTCTTTGTCAAATCAGTTGAGAGTGAATCAGCTTATTCTCCAGATGTCCTGATCTTAAATCGTTATAACTTAGTTAATGAACCGCGTTGGCAGAAAGAATCAACTGTTTCTCAAGCAGCTTCAATTTCTTTAGTAATAGAAGTAGTCAGTAGTAATTGGCGTGATGATTATTACAAGAAATATGCTAACTATAAACAGATGGGAATCCCAGAATATTGGATTGTAGATTATGCGGCGTTAGGTGGTAGGGAGTTTATCGGTAAGCCTAAACAACCGACTATCTTAGTTTGCTGTTTGGATGAAGGGGAGTATCAAATTCATAAATTCCGGGGTAGTGACCGTATCCAGTCACTAGCATTTCCAGAGTTGAATTTAACAGCTGAACAAATTTTTCAAGCTGGTAATTAA
- a CDS encoding alpha-ketoacid dehydrogenase subunit beta, translating into MAETLFFNALREAIDEEMARDSSVFVLGEDVGHYGGSYKVTKDLYKKYGDLRVLDTPIAENSFTGMAVGAAMTGLRPIIEGMNMGFLLLAFNQISNNAGMLRYTSGGNFKIPLVIRGPGGVGKQLGAEHSQRLETYFQAVPGLKIVACSTPYNAKGLLKSAIRDDNPVLFFEHVLLYNLKENLPEEEYLVPLDKAEIVRPGKDVTILTYSRMRHHVVQAVKALEKQGYDPEVIDLISLKPLDLETIGASIRKTHKVIIVEEAMRTGGIAAELIASINDRFFDELDAPVLRLSSQDIPTPYNGTLERLTIVQPEQIVEAVQKMIALRV; encoded by the coding sequence ATGGCAGAAACACTATTCTTTAACGCTCTGCGGGAAGCCATTGATGAAGAAATGGCGCGTGATTCCAGTGTCTTCGTTCTAGGTGAAGACGTAGGTCACTATGGCGGTTCATATAAAGTTACCAAAGATTTATATAAAAAGTATGGTGATTTGCGAGTTTTAGATACTCCTATTGCCGAAAACAGCTTTACTGGTATGGCAGTAGGTGCAGCCATGACTGGTTTGCGCCCCATAATTGAAGGCATGAACATGGGTTTTCTGCTATTAGCCTTTAACCAAATCTCCAACAACGCGGGGATGCTGCGCTATACATCCGGTGGTAACTTTAAAATTCCCCTAGTCATTCGTGGCCCTGGTGGTGTAGGTAAACAGTTAGGTGCAGAACACTCTCAACGCCTAGAAACCTACTTCCAAGCAGTTCCAGGGTTGAAGATTGTTGCCTGCTCTACACCTTACAACGCTAAAGGACTCCTCAAGTCAGCTATCCGCGACGATAACCCAGTTCTATTCTTTGAACACGTTCTGCTTTACAACCTCAAAGAAAACTTACCAGAGGAAGAATACCTCGTTCCTCTAGACAAGGCAGAAATTGTTCGTCCTGGTAAAGATGTAACAATCTTGACTTATTCACGGATGCGCCATCACGTAGTTCAAGCCGTGAAAGCTTTAGAAAAACAAGGATACGACCCAGAAGTAATTGATTTAATATCCCTCAAGCCATTAGATTTAGAAACAATTGGTGCATCTATCCGCAAAACCCACAAAGTGATAATTGTGGAAGAAGCTATGCGGACTGGGGGTATTGCTGCCGAATTAATCGCTTCAATCAACGATCGCTTCTTTGATGAATTAGATGCGCCAGTACTGCGCCTATCATCTCAAGACATTCCTACACCTTACAACGGTACTTTGGAAAGATTAACAATTGTGCAGCCAGAACAAATTGTTGAAGCTGTGCAGAAAATGATCGCGTTGCGAGTTTAG
- the secD gene encoding protein translocase subunit SecD: MQRQRSLLALIVVLLIAAITVILTIPIPLGLDLRGGSQLTIQVKTTPEIKQITERELNGVKSVVEGRINGLGVSEPIIQTVGTDKILVQLPGVNNPEQAERVLGGTAQLEFRTQKPGTETQLLAFQSSRFELKAKQEELKKSNDKATINKNLEDLQKNNQAIAELFESTNPPLDGKHLKDAYGEPTQGNNWNVAIRFDQKGGELFANLTKSLAGTGRSIGIFLDNELISSPVVGVEFASTGITGGSAIITGRFTAQQANDLGVQLRGGALPVPVEIAEIRTVGATLGKDSINSSIYAGIGGLSLVLIFMVVYYRLPGLIADVALIIYAILTWACFALLGVTLTLPGIAGFILSIGMAVDANVLIFERTREELQAGKSLYRSVESGFYRAFSSILDGNVTTVIACAALFWLGAGLVKGFALTLALGVAVSMFSAITCSRTFMFLAISIPSLRKPELFCPNLSGTSASNKTEVAQ, translated from the coding sequence ATGCAGAGACAGCGATCGCTTTTAGCGTTGATTGTAGTTTTATTAATCGCCGCCATTACGGTGATTCTCACGATTCCCATACCCTTGGGATTGGACTTACGCGGAGGTTCCCAGCTAACAATTCAGGTGAAAACAACGCCTGAGATTAAGCAAATCACCGAACGCGAATTGAATGGGGTAAAAAGTGTTGTCGAAGGACGAATTAACGGACTCGGCGTTTCGGAACCAATCATCCAAACTGTGGGGACGGATAAAATCCTTGTACAGTTACCGGGCGTAAACAACCCAGAACAGGCAGAAAGAGTGCTAGGTGGAACAGCACAGCTAGAATTTCGTACACAAAAACCTGGGACAGAAACCCAGCTTTTAGCTTTTCAGTCATCACGATTTGAACTCAAAGCCAAACAAGAAGAACTAAAAAAAAGCAACGATAAAGCCACAATTAATAAAAATTTAGAAGATTTACAAAAAAATAATCAAGCGATCGCCGAATTATTTGAAAGTACTAACCCCCCTCTAGATGGGAAACACCTGAAAGATGCCTATGGTGAACCAACTCAGGGTAATAACTGGAACGTAGCCATTCGTTTTGACCAAAAGGGCGGTGAACTGTTCGCCAATTTAACAAAAAGTTTGGCAGGTACAGGGCGTAGTATCGGTATCTTTTTAGATAATGAACTTATCAGTTCTCCAGTTGTTGGGGTAGAATTTGCCTCTACAGGAATCACAGGTGGTTCGGCTATAATTACAGGACGATTTACAGCCCAACAAGCCAATGATTTAGGCGTACAATTACGCGGTGGTGCTTTACCCGTACCTGTAGAAATTGCGGAAATTCGTACTGTTGGCGCAACCTTGGGTAAAGATAGTATCAACAGCAGCATCTATGCTGGGATTGGTGGTCTAAGCTTAGTCCTCATATTTATGGTGGTGTACTATAGACTACCAGGATTAATTGCCGATGTGGCCTTAATCATTTACGCCATCCTCACCTGGGCTTGTTTTGCTTTGTTAGGTGTGACTTTGACCTTACCGGGAATTGCTGGTTTCATTCTCAGTATCGGTATGGCGGTAGATGCCAATGTGTTAATTTTTGAGCGCACAAGGGAAGAATTACAAGCGGGTAAATCTTTGTATCGCTCTGTAGAATCTGGCTTTTATCGTGCCTTCTCCAGTATTTTAGATGGCAACGTCACTACAGTTATTGCTTGTGCTGCTTTATTTTGGCTGGGGGCTGGTTTAGTCAAAGGTTTTGCCTTGACTTTGGCTTTAGGGGTAGCAGTGAGTATGTTTAGTGCTATTACTTGTAGTCGCACCTTCATGTTTTTAGCAATTAGTATTCCTAGCTTGCGTAAACCTGAACTATTCTGTCCAAATCTCTCAGGGACAAGTGCATCGAATAAGACAGAGGTAGCTCAATGA
- the secF gene encoding protein translocase subunit SecF, producing MKLSINKSRSLWWTVSSAITIAGFISMFISWQNPAIHAPLRPSLDFVGGSRLQFERDCNRAGNCDKPIDINVVRDVAKEQGLADSSIQIVADKDTRAENGILIRSKTLNREQRTNLQNALSQKVGAFDEQKNQFDTVGPTLGRELFTSGMIALIVSFIGITVYLAFRFQLDYAVFAIIALLHDVLITVGIFSIFGLVFGTEVDSLFIVALLTITGFSVNDTVVIYDRIRETLKTNPNRPIAEIVDDAVNQTLGRSINTTFTTMLPLFAIYLFGGETLKNFALALIFGFAAGAYSSIFIASTLLTLWRERTNNSEALATTGVTDTSVE from the coding sequence ATGAAATTAAGTATAAATAAATCGCGATCGCTCTGGTGGACTGTTTCGAGCGCCATCACCATAGCTGGTTTCATATCAATGTTCATTTCCTGGCAAAACCCAGCTATTCACGCACCTCTACGTCCCAGTTTAGATTTTGTCGGTGGATCAAGATTGCAATTTGAGCGGGACTGTAATCGAGCAGGAAACTGTGATAAACCCATTGATATTAACGTTGTCCGTGATGTAGCCAAAGAACAAGGTTTGGCTGACAGTAGTATTCAAATTGTCGCTGATAAAGATACCAGAGCAGAAAATGGTATTTTAATCCGCAGCAAAACCTTAAATCGTGAACAACGTACCAACTTACAAAATGCCTTAAGCCAAAAAGTTGGAGCTTTTGACGAGCAGAAAAACCAGTTTGATACCGTAGGCCCCACCTTGGGGCGCGAATTGTTTACCTCTGGGATGATCGCGCTAATTGTCTCCTTTATTGGTATCACCGTCTACCTAGCATTTCGGTTTCAGTTGGACTATGCTGTATTTGCCATCATTGCGCTTCTGCACGATGTCTTAATTACAGTCGGCATATTTTCTATTTTTGGCTTAGTCTTTGGTACTGAAGTAGATAGCCTGTTTATTGTGGCACTGTTGACAATTACAGGTTTCTCCGTCAACGATACAGTAGTAATTTACGATCGCATCAGAGAAACACTAAAAACTAACCCCAACCGTCCCATAGCGGAAATTGTTGATGATGCTGTTAACCAAACCTTGGGAAGATCAATCAACACCACTTTTACCACTATGCTTCCCTTGTTCGCCATTTACCTATTTGGCGGCGAAACCCTGAAAAACTTTGCCCTAGCTCTAATTTTTGGCTTTGCAGCCGGAGCTTATTCCAGTATCTTCATCGCCAGCACTCTTTTAACACTATGGCGAGAACGTACCAACAACTCTGAGGCATTAGCAACTACAGGCGTAACTGATACATCTGTGGAGTAG
- a CDS encoding imm11 family protein, which translates to MNIYIPIPDSDNYDGFYYLDQENSHDILSRFLNFAMYQDIEEKSEWIPLPVGIESFGTKRGDFLGVVAWTFACNNRAWKILEPLIGNSVKLLPLQCDEGEFNILKVINIIDCLDYSRADLFIFEETGRVLRIEKYAFKEELIQDQHFFAVPECKFGILVSQKFKDVVDQHQLKGLKFKQVV; encoded by the coding sequence ATGAATATTTATATTCCTATCCCTGATAGCGATAATTATGATGGCTTCTATTATCTAGATCAAGAAAATTCACATGATATTTTATCAAGGTTTCTTAATTTCGCCATGTATCAAGACATTGAAGAAAAGAGTGAATGGATTCCTTTACCAGTAGGAATTGAATCATTTGGTACTAAACGAGGTGATTTTCTTGGAGTTGTTGCATGGACTTTTGCTTGTAATAATAGGGCTTGGAAAATTTTAGAGCCTTTAATTGGTAATAGCGTTAAACTGCTGCCATTACAATGCGATGAAGGTGAGTTTAATATTTTAAAAGTAATTAATATTATTGATTGTCTTGATTATTCAAGGGCGGATTTATTTATTTTTGAAGAAACTGGTAGAGTTTTGCGTATAGAAAAGTATGCTTTTAAAGAAGAGTTAATTCAAGATCAGCATTTTTTTGCAGTCCCAGAGTGTAAATTCGGAATATTAGTATCTCAAAAGTTCAAGGACGTAGTAGATCAGCATCAATTGAAAGGGCTAAAATTTAAGCAGGTGGTCTAA
- a CDS encoding GNAT family N-acetyltransferase, producing MTYSQIQFCDRQSEINLYQLQELFNVSAFWAKGRSIEDLRIAIINSEPVISVWDSERLIGFARATSDGIYRATIWDVVIHPDYQGNGLGSKLVETVLAHPKMQWVERVYLMTTHQQKFYEKIGFQANNSTTMVLHNQSRINSLASPEIQFQESLEG from the coding sequence ATGACCTATTCTCAGATTCAGTTTTGCGATCGCCAGTCTGAAATAAACCTCTATCAACTCCAAGAGCTATTTAATGTTTCTGCATTTTGGGCAAAAGGACGCAGTATAGAGGATTTACGTATAGCTATTATCAATAGTGAACCAGTGATTTCTGTTTGGGATAGTGAGCGTCTCATTGGTTTTGCTAGAGCAACCTCCGATGGCATCTATCGCGCTACTATCTGGGATGTGGTAATTCATCCAGACTACCAGGGTAATGGCTTAGGAAGCAAATTAGTCGAAACTGTATTGGCTCACCCCAAAATGCAGTGGGTAGAGCGTGTATATTTAATGACTACTCATCAACAAAAGTTTTACGAAAAAATAGGCTTCCAAGCCAATAACAGCACTACTATGGTGCTGCACAATCAATCCAGAATTAACTCTTTAGCTAGTCCAGAAATTCAGTTTCAGGAATCGCTAGAGGGATAG
- a CDS encoding sensor histidine kinase, whose translation MNWSNWIYLGAGLLLGIGFRGLFARSANSTSHQSAVTPGEQEHTKLLQQLQQTQLAYEMAREMSLFKGGFLARTTHELRSPLNGLIGLHQLILSDLCEDPAEEREFIAQAHERALKMLHLMDEILNVAKAEHGNNKLDIQPKSLAEILQEIHNLTYMLAVDRNLKLQISPPDPEIYVLTDPKWLRQVFLNLVDTAISQMKEGSISISAKPAPNSKTIYIWLDIPSHALIKSEPIDLLEIADEALLEEKHKAGLSPAMKVLLSQKLLAAMEGNLEILSSSEMNTPEQMTRLQLSIPLAIPETEFLD comes from the coding sequence ATGAATTGGAGCAACTGGATATATCTAGGAGCAGGATTATTACTAGGGATTGGTTTTCGTGGGTTGTTTGCGCGTTCTGCCAATTCCACTTCCCATCAGTCCGCAGTTACACCGGGGGAGCAAGAGCATACAAAACTCCTGCAACAGCTCCAACAAACACAACTGGCTTACGAAATGGCGCGGGAGATGAGTCTGTTTAAAGGGGGTTTTTTAGCACGAACTACCCATGAATTGCGATCGCCCCTCAATGGTTTAATTGGTTTACATCAATTAATATTGTCTGATCTTTGCGAAGATCCGGCAGAGGAGCGCGAATTTATCGCCCAAGCGCATGAGCGAGCGTTAAAAATGCTACACTTAATGGATGAAATTCTGAATGTAGCTAAGGCAGAACACGGTAATAACAAATTAGATATTCAGCCAAAATCTTTAGCGGAGATTTTACAAGAAATTCATAATTTAACTTATATGCTGGCGGTAGATCGCAATTTGAAGTTGCAAATTTCTCCCCCAGACCCAGAAATTTATGTCTTGACAGATCCAAAATGGTTACGTCAAGTATTTTTAAATTTAGTTGATACTGCTATTTCTCAGATGAAGGAAGGCAGTATTTCCATATCCGCAAAGCCAGCACCAAATAGCAAAACAATTTATATCTGGTTGGATATACCTAGTCATGCTCTGATTAAAAGCGAACCAATTGATTTACTGGAAATTGCTGACGAAGCTCTCCTAGAGGAGAAACACAAAGCAGGTCTTTCTCCAGCTATGAAAGTGTTACTCAGCCAAAAACTTTTAGCAGCGATGGAAGGAAATTTAGAAATCCTTTCCTCGTCGGAAATGAATACACCAGAGCAAATGACTAGACTCCAGTTATCTATCCCTCTAGCGATTCCTGAAACTGAATTTCTGGACTAG
- the xth gene encoding exodeoxyribonuclease III encodes MKVATWNVNSIRTRLEHVIAWLKENPVDVLCLQETKVVDADFPRSPLESLGYNLYISGQKAYNGVALISQQPLTDVITGFTPILADIEPIWDEQKRVITGVLDGVRIVNLYVPNGSAIASEKYEYKLRWLTVLREYLRSLLLLQPAICMCGDFNIALEDIDIHEKVKAENHIMASPAERQALRDVLELGFADAFRKFTTEGGHFSWWDYRAASFRRNQGWRIDHHYLTPVLYEQAKSCIIDISPRKLTQPSDHTPVIVEF; translated from the coding sequence ATGAAAGTCGCAACTTGGAATGTTAACTCAATTCGCACACGTCTAGAGCATGTTATCGCTTGGTTGAAGGAAAATCCCGTCGATGTTCTGTGCTTGCAAGAGACAAAGGTTGTAGATGCCGATTTTCCGCGATCGCCTTTGGAAAGTTTGGGTTATAACCTATATATATCAGGACAGAAAGCCTATAACGGTGTAGCCTTAATTAGTCAGCAACCGCTTACAGATGTTATTACCGGATTCACACCAATATTGGCAGATATTGAGCCAATATGGGATGAACAAAAGCGGGTAATTACAGGTGTGCTGGATGGCGTGCGGATTGTAAACCTTTATGTACCGAATGGTTCGGCGATCGCCAGTGAAAAATACGAGTATAAGCTACGTTGGTTAACAGTGTTAAGAGAGTATTTGCGATCGCTTTTACTTTTGCAACCCGCCATCTGTATGTGCGGCGACTTTAACATCGCCTTAGAAGATATAGATATTCACGAAAAAGTCAAAGCCGAAAATCATATCATGGCATCCCCAGCCGAGCGCCAAGCTTTACGAGATGTCCTAGAATTGGGATTTGCTGACGCTTTTCGCAAATTTACTACCGAAGGCGGACACTTCAGTTGGTGGGATTACCGCGCCGCCTCTTTCCGCCGCAATCAAGGCTGGCGTATAGACCATCACTACCTGACACCTGTATTATACGAACAAGCAAAAAGCTGCATCATTGATATCTCCCCTAGAAAGTTAACTCAACCCAGTGACCATACTCCAGTCATAGTGGAATTTTAA
- a CDS encoding SDR family oxidoreductase — protein sequence MFLVTGATGDIGRRVVRLLREQEHSVRAFVRLTSRYGELEHRGAEIFIGDLRRGHDIEKACRGVQYIVSAHGSDSDALNLDYRANIELIDQAKANGVQHFVFISVLGADRGYEDAPVFKAKRAVENYLAASGINYTILRPAGLASNLLSLAERFRETGLYLLIGDPKNRTSIVSTDDLARIVVDSVKIPGALNQIFSVGGPEILSREDIPQIFSRIFNRQPIVVNSPLVAVDGLRGILGLVNPEAQQALGTFRTLLSNEFFCRKDEIAKLERTFNFPLETLESFLRRYLAV from the coding sequence ATGTTTTTGGTAACTGGAGCAACAGGAGACATTGGTCGCCGAGTTGTGCGACTTCTACGCGAACAAGAGCATTCAGTCCGAGCCTTTGTTCGACTCACCTCGCGTTATGGCGAACTAGAACACCGAGGAGCCGAAATCTTCATCGGTGATTTACGGCGAGGACACGATATTGAAAAAGCTTGTCGGGGTGTTCAATATATTGTCAGCGCCCACGGTTCTGATAGCGATGCGCTCAACCTCGACTACCGCGCTAACATCGAACTCATCGACCAAGCCAAAGCTAACGGTGTGCAGCACTTTGTCTTTATTTCCGTCTTAGGAGCAGACCGGGGGTATGAAGATGCTCCCGTATTTAAAGCCAAACGAGCTGTAGAAAATTATTTGGCTGCTAGTGGCATCAATTACACTATTTTACGCCCGGCTGGATTAGCATCTAACTTGCTAAGTTTAGCAGAAAGATTTCGAGAAACAGGGTTATATTTATTGATTGGCGACCCCAAAAACCGTACCTCAATTGTGAGTACAGATGATTTAGCAAGGATAGTAGTAGATTCAGTGAAAATTCCCGGCGCTCTTAACCAAATATTTTCCGTGGGAGGGCCAGAGATTTTATCGCGTGAGGATATTCCCCAAATTTTTAGTCGTATCTTTAATAGACAACCTATAGTAGTTAATTCACCATTAGTTGCAGTTGATGGGTTGCGGGGTATCCTGGGCTTAGTCAATCCTGAAGCACAACAAGCTTTAGGAACCTTTCGGACATTGCTGTCCAATGAATTTTTCTGTAGAAAAGATGAAATAGCTAAATTAGAACGAACCTTTAATTTTCCCTTGGAAACCTTGGAGAGTTTTTTAAGGCGTTATTTAGCTGTTTAG
- a CDS encoding HlyD family efflux transporter periplasmic adaptor subunit: MKYSLLANAAQARQTKQQFARPEDQLSYELGKAIKELPPLYTRLLAGTISLVVFGAIAWAGLSEIDEVAVAQGELIASSQVRPVTSLGDGVIKIIKVKEGDRVNKDQVLIQRDPDLKQTDVARLGESTKLIQEDIRRLQVERLGGQSTGTEMQDELLKARLRDYQARQAAAEAEAGRQRALMDQAKVRLTRLQDNLVNARTGVANAKTNLFNAKTISTQVQENLEIAQNREKNLRTLITPGAVPRVDYLDAKERLARAQTDITRTQDEVINAQNRLTEAEDKVESLERDIAAQAQEIRQVEKAYEAARSQAQRVASERQSEILTEMNKRKEELANVSGQLEQAKKQKDGETIKAPVAGTIYKIKATKGPVQSGEELLSILPEGEDILLEVKVLNRDIGFIRKGMRAKVKFATFPFQEFGTVDGEVVQVSPNATVDKELGLVFPTRIKLNQHSVSVRGQEVVFTPGMAASGEIVTRKKSVLTFIMEPVTRRFSEAFSVR, encoded by the coding sequence ATGAAGTATTCCCTATTAGCCAATGCTGCTCAAGCACGCCAGACAAAACAGCAATTTGCTAGACCAGAAGACCAACTATCTTACGAACTGGGTAAGGCGATTAAGGAATTGCCGCCCCTTTATACTAGATTATTAGCAGGAACCATTAGCTTAGTAGTATTTGGTGCGATCGCCTGGGCTGGTTTATCGGAAATCGACGAGGTAGCAGTGGCTCAAGGGGAATTAATCGCGTCTTCCCAGGTACGACCAGTAACATCCTTGGGTGATGGGGTAATTAAAATAATTAAAGTCAAAGAAGGCGATCGCGTCAATAAAGACCAAGTATTAATTCAACGTGACCCAGACCTCAAACAAACTGACGTTGCTCGGTTAGGCGAATCTACAAAATTGATTCAAGAAGATATCCGGCGTTTGCAGGTGGAACGTTTAGGCGGACAGTCTACTGGTACAGAAATGCAGGATGAACTCTTAAAGGCTCGCCTGCGCGACTATCAAGCACGCCAAGCGGCCGCAGAAGCAGAAGCTGGTCGTCAACGTGCGTTAATGGATCAGGCAAAAGTGCGGCTAACTCGGTTACAAGACAATTTAGTCAATGCTAGGACTGGTGTTGCTAACGCCAAAACTAACCTGTTCAATGCTAAAACTATCAGCACTCAAGTTCAAGAAAATCTAGAAATTGCTCAAAATAGAGAGAAAAATTTACGTACTCTGATAACTCCTGGCGCTGTTCCGCGAGTTGATTACCTAGATGCAAAAGAAAGATTGGCTCGCGCCCAAACAGATATTACCAGAACTCAAGATGAAGTAATCAACGCCCAAAATCGCTTGACAGAGGCTGAAGATAAAGTTGAATCCTTAGAAAGAGATATCGCAGCTCAAGCTCAAGAAATCCGTCAAGTCGAAAAAGCCTATGAAGCTGCTCGTAGTCAAGCACAACGTGTAGCTTCAGAGCGCCAAAGTGAAATCTTAACCGAGATGAACAAGCGCAAAGAAGAATTAGCCAACGTTTCTGGACAGTTAGAGCAAGCCAAAAAACAAAAAGATGGTGAAACTATCAAAGCTCCTGTAGCTGGGACAATCTATAAAATTAAAGCAACTAAGGGGCCAGTACAAAGCGGTGAAGAGTTATTATCAATCTTGCCAGAGGGTGAGGATATATTACTAGAAGTGAAAGTTCTCAACCGTGATATTGGATTTATTCGTAAAGGGATGAGAGCTAAAGTTAAATTTGCAACTTTTCCCTTCCAAGAGTTCGGCACTGTTGATGGTGAAGTTGTACAAGTTAGCCCCAATGCTACTGTCGATAAAGAGTTGGGCTTAGTTTTCCCCACCAGAATCAAACTAAATCAGCACTCAGTTTCTGTTCGCGGTCAAGAAGTAGTATTTACTCCAGGGATGGCTGCAAGTGGTGAAATTGTAACTCGTAAGAAGTCAGTTTTGACTTTCATTATGGAACCAGTGACTCGCAGATTTAGCGAAGCGTTTTCTGTTAGGTAA